The following proteins are encoded in a genomic region of Myxococcaceae bacterium JPH2:
- a CDS encoding PAS domain S-box protein, which translates to MTPNEHSQEGAGGPPAVPRASILLVDDHPSNLLALEAILEPLGQDLVRATSGEEALKHLLHRDFAVILMDVQMPGMDGFQTATLIKQRARTRTTPIIFLTALSRDAEHVFKGYAHGAVDYLLKPFDPEILRSKVSVFVDLFLKEQQLQRQGALLRQREREALEQRSELRYRRLTESLPEAMWAARADGTLTYANRAWREYTGRHEERNLSLSAFLEDVHPADRDLLRTTWTQAVRHGLRVEREFRLKRFDGVYRWHMARAVPERDEDGRVAGWLAVATDIDDKRRAEQSLERFKATLDATLDCVLMFSPDSLTLTYANVGAARQLNSSVEELVGLGILDVESAFDEEGFRKLLAPLMSGTLPSQTYTTTHRRRDGSEAPVEVMLQFVPGEEGPGPGRFISVARDITERQRAETALRLASEAKDAFLAAASHELRTPLAAAKGHAHLALLKLGGQTEAGPGKSLKIINRQIDRMAKLVEDLLDISRLQAGRLSLELERFDLRTLVNETRDRMAVLSQAHELTVEGPESLEGTWDRGRVDQVLTNLLSNAIRYSPEGGQVRVRLLRDGDTGVHLVVQDQGVGIPREKQALIFERFGRAHGSKYGGLGLGLTISQGIVEQHGGRIWVESAGVLGKGSAFHVWLPRETVAPSPHLGNGPPPAS; encoded by the coding sequence ATGACGCCCAATGAACACAGCCAGGAAGGCGCGGGCGGTCCCCCCGCGGTGCCTCGCGCCAGCATCCTGTTGGTGGATGACCATCCGTCCAACCTGCTCGCGCTCGAGGCCATCCTCGAGCCCTTGGGGCAGGACCTCGTGCGCGCCACGAGCGGCGAGGAAGCGCTCAAGCACCTGCTCCATCGGGACTTCGCCGTCATCCTCATGGACGTGCAGATGCCGGGCATGGATGGCTTCCAGACGGCCACGCTGATCAAACAGCGCGCGCGCACCCGCACGACGCCCATCATCTTCCTCACCGCGCTCAGCCGCGACGCGGAGCACGTCTTCAAGGGCTACGCGCACGGCGCGGTGGACTATCTCCTCAAGCCGTTCGACCCGGAGATCCTCCGCTCCAAGGTGAGCGTCTTCGTGGACCTGTTCCTCAAGGAGCAGCAGCTCCAACGCCAGGGCGCGCTGCTGCGTCAGCGCGAGCGCGAGGCGCTGGAGCAACGGAGTGAGCTGCGCTACCGCCGGCTCACCGAGTCCCTGCCCGAGGCGATGTGGGCCGCGCGCGCGGATGGAACGCTCACGTACGCGAACCGCGCCTGGCGCGAGTACACCGGGCGGCACGAGGAGCGGAACCTGTCGCTGTCCGCGTTCCTGGAGGATGTCCACCCCGCGGATCGCGACCTGCTGCGCACCACGTGGACCCAGGCCGTGCGCCATGGCCTGCGCGTGGAGCGGGAGTTCCGCCTCAAGCGCTTCGATGGCGTGTATCGCTGGCACATGGCGCGTGCGGTGCCGGAGCGGGACGAGGACGGCCGGGTGGCGGGGTGGCTCGCCGTGGCCACGGACATCGACGACAAGCGCCGCGCCGAGCAGTCCTTGGAGCGCTTCAAGGCCACGCTGGACGCCACGCTCGACTGCGTCCTCATGTTCTCGCCGGACTCGCTGACGCTCACCTATGCCAACGTGGGCGCAGCCCGACAGCTCAACAGTTCCGTCGAGGAGTTGGTGGGCCTGGGCATCCTCGACGTGGAGAGCGCCTTCGACGAAGAGGGCTTTCGCAAGCTCCTCGCGCCGCTCATGTCCGGCACGCTGCCCTCGCAGACGTACACCACCACGCACCGGCGTCGGGATGGCTCGGAGGCGCCGGTGGAGGTGATGCTCCAGTTCGTCCCTGGCGAGGAGGGCCCCGGCCCCGGCCGCTTCATCTCCGTGGCGCGCGACATCACCGAGCGCCAGCGCGCGGAGACGGCGCTGCGGCTGGCCAGCGAGGCCAAGGACGCCTTCCTCGCCGCCGCGAGCCACGAGCTGCGCACTCCCCTGGCCGCGGCCAAGGGCCACGCGCACCTCGCGCTGCTCAAGCTGGGCGGACAGACCGAGGCCGGGCCGGGCAAGTCGCTGAAGATCATCAACCGGCAGATCGACCGCATGGCGAAGCTGGTGGAGGACCTGCTCGACATCAGCCGACTGCAAGCGGGCCGCTTGTCGTTGGAGCTGGAGCGGTTCGACCTGCGCACGCTGGTGAACGAAACACGCGACCGCATGGCCGTGCTGTCCCAGGCGCACGAGCTGACGGTGGAGGGCCCCGAGTCACTGGAAGGGACGTGGGACCGGGGACGCGTGGATCAGGTGCTGACCAACCTCCTGTCCAACGCCATCCGCTACTCCCCGGAGGGCGGACAGGTGCGGGTGCGCCTCCTGCGCGATGGCGACACGGGCGTGCACCTCGTCGTGCAGGACCAGGGCGTGGGCATTCCCCGCGAGAAGCAGGCGCTCATCTTCGAGCGCTTCGGTCGCGCGCATGGCAGCAAGTACGGCGGCCTGGGCCTGGGGCTCACCATCAGCCAGGGCATCGTCGAGCAGCACGGCGGACGCATCTGGGTGGAGTCCGCGGGCGTCCTGGGCAAGGGCTCCGCCTTCCACGTGTGGTTGCCGCGCGAGACGGTGGCGCCCTCGCCGCACCTGGGCAACGGGCCGCCACCCGCGAGCTGA